A window from Candidatus Neomarinimicrobiota bacterium encodes these proteins:
- a CDS encoding D-tyrosyl-tRNA(Tyr) deacylase, protein MIALLQRVSKAEVTINDKTTGDIGLGLLIFLGVFQKDSREDIKFLTNKIVNLRIFNDGNGKMNKSILDITGAVLVVSQFTLCADTKKGRRPSFIKAARPGLGEELYKNFIQALKERGLSVATGIFGAMMEVHLVNDGPATFVLDSKIS, encoded by the coding sequence ATGATTGCTCTGCTCCAGCGTGTATCGAAAGCAGAAGTCACCATCAACGATAAAACCACCGGAGACATCGGCCTGGGTCTCCTCATTTTTCTAGGTGTTTTCCAGAAAGATTCACGGGAAGATATAAAATTTCTGACGAATAAAATTGTTAACCTCCGCATTTTCAATGATGGGAACGGGAAAATGAACAAGTCGATTTTGGATATTACAGGTGCCGTTTTGGTGGTAAGCCAATTCACACTGTGTGCAGACACCAAAAAAGGACGGAGGCCAAGCTTCATCAAAGCAGCTCGACCTGGGCTGGGTGAAGAACTCTACAAAAATTTTATCCAAGCTCTCAAAGAAAGAGGTCTTTCTGTTGCCACGGGGATTTTCGGTGCCATGATGGAAGTGCACCTTGTCAACGATGGCCCCGCTACTTTTGTGTTGGATAGTAAAATCAGTTAG